The genomic stretch TTTCTTTGTTTAATTAATTGCTCAATTTTATTTTTATTGTCGATGATTTTCCAGAAATAAACTATTAATATTCCGGTTAAAGATAATACTAAAATAAAAGTAGCTAACGCTTTAGCAATTATAGGTAATAATTTGATATCCGGTAAAATTACCAGTGACCATTGACGATCAGCTACGGTTAAAATTTTCTTACATTCAAACAATATTCTACAGCTTAAAGGTAATTCTAATGATTGATTGATTTCTGGCTTTTTGTCAAAGCTAAATAGAATACCCTGATTGTCTTTAGCTTGTAAATCAATAATATAGAAACTTAATTCTTTTTTTTCTAACTTATTTAATGTGTTGTTAAATATTTGTTTAATATCATATAAAGTATAGATAATTCCCCTCAATTCTTGACGACTTTCTGAGAGATTTTTAGGAAAAAATCCAGGACTATAAGTTGGGTAATATATAGCAAAGCCTCTATCTCCATTAGTTAACTCAATGGGGCCACTGGTGGTAATTTTTCCTGAATCTCGTGCTTTTTCTAATGCCACACGAGATAAAAGATTAGCCCCTAAATCTAGCCCCATAATTTGTTGATTATTTTGTTTTAATTCTTCATATATAATAGGAAATTTGTCAAGTTTTTCTACTGTATTTTGATCATTTTTTGTGGCAATATTAAAATTAGAAAAATCATTATCTTTGAGAGGTTTTTTCTTAGTGTTTAAGGCTTCTATAGAGATTCTTTTCGCCCAAGTCATACCCATAATTCCTGGATAATTTTCCAGAAAAGGACGGGAAAATCTCTCAAAATCTTTTTGTGTTACTTCATCTGAAGCCTCATAAAAGTGTCCCACAGTTCGGGTAACTTCTGTATAATCATTAAGATGGTACTGTAAATATTGCCTTAGCTGCAAAGCTTGTGTCTGAAACTTGGTTTGTTGTATGCTTAGTTCTATATACCCAACCATTAAAGCGGCGATCGCAGACAATCCTCCCCCTATCAGTAAACTGATTCTTAGAGGAAAATAAGGCATCTGATGAGAAGAAGATTCTGTCATAAAAACAGATTTTATATACTATAGGACAAAAAACAAGTGCCTTTAATTATTATCTTATATTTTAAAGACAGTTTTCTTGAACTAAAATATTATTAGATTAACTACCCAATTATTTGTTTCGTCTTTTATTGTAGGTTGGGTTGAGGCACGAAACCCAACAGACCCGAATTCTAAGTCTAACTCACCCTACGAATTAAGTACCGCGCGCAAAATTAATTGCACAACTAGGGCGGGTTTTGATATAGTCGTAATGGTTGAGTGACAAAGGTAAGGGCTGGTTTATTTAATTTTTTGGTGAGAATAATTGATTTATGTAAAAAACCCGCCCCTACAAAAACCTGCCCCTACAAATTTTGTGTAATTAATTTTGTCTACCTACTTATAAGCTTTACTTCCTACTATTTTAATGCATTCGATCAATAGTTCGATACTGAATCGCCTCAGCAACATGATGACTTTTTAAGATTTCTTCATTACCTAAATCAGCAATAGTACGAGATACTTTTAAAATCCGATCCATGGCCCTTGCTGATAATCCTAACTTACGAATTGCCCCTTCTAATAAATTACGACTCGACTTATCTAATTGACAAAAATTGCGTAAATGAGATGTCTGCATTTGAGAATTACAAGAAACCGACTTTTCCATTTTAAACCGATTTTGGGCGCGATCGCGGGCGAGTTTTACTCTTTCTCGGATGGTTTTAGAATCTTCTCCTATTCCTTCGGCGATCATTTCTTCGGGTTTCAGACGATTTACACCTACTTGTAAATCAATTCTATCCATTAATGGGCCTGATAATTTAGCCCAATATTGTTCCCGTTGACGAGGAGAACAAGTACAATGTTGAATTGGATCACCAAAATAACCACAGGGACAGGGATTTGTGCTTGCTATTAAGGTAAATCTAGCTGGAAACGTGACAGACTGACGAGTACGAGAAATGGAGACATAACCATCTTCTAGGGGTTGACGCAAAAATTCTAAGACATTACGCTTAAATTCAGTTAATTCGTCTAAAAATAAGATACCATGATGAGATAAAGAGATTTCGCCAGGACGAGGAAAACTGCCACCTCCCACTAAAGAAGGGCCAGAAGCTGAATGATGGGGACTGCGAAAGGGTCTTTCTTGGATCAATGAGCCTCTATTTTTGAGTAATCCGGCGACAGAATGAATTTGAGAGACTTCTAACGCTTCTGAGAAGGATAAAGGCGGTAAAATGCCCGGTAAACGTCTTGCTAACATGGTTTTTCCGCTACCTGGAGGCCCCACAAAAATGAGGTTATGACCCCCTGCGGCTGCTATTTCTAAGGCGCGACGGGCGTGATTTTGACCTTTTACGTCCTTTAAGTCAGGGGTGGGAATAGGCGATCGCCCTAAAACTTCTATAGGTTTAAATTGGACGGGTTGATGAGTTTGAGGGTGACAGAGGAAGTCTGCAACATCTGTGAGGTGTTTAAAGCCATAAACAGCTAAATTATTGACAACTGAGGCTTCTTGCGCATTATCTAAGGGTACAACTAATCCGGTAATACCTAAGCGTTGGGCAGCCGCAGCGATGGGTAAAACGCCCGCAACGGGGCGCAAACTACCATCAAGGGATAATTCCCCTAAAAATAAATAATCCCCCAATAAATGGCCATCAATTTGTTCTGAAGCTGCTAATATTCCTACACTAATAGGTAAGTCAAAATAGGGGCCTTCTTTGCGAAGATCTGCGGGGGCTAAATTAATAATAATTTTACGAACGGGAAAGGCAAATCCTGAATTTTTTAATGCTGCTTTAACTCTTTCTCTAGATTCTTGTACCGCAGTATCAGGAAGTCCCACAATGGTAATAGCAGGAAGTCCCCCTGAAACATCAACTTCTACCCCAACTTTAAGCGCGTCAATGCCCACTAATGAAGCACTCCAAACCCTAGCTAACATTTTTTGAGTTCCTTAAATATTTCCCTTAGGTTTAGTATTCCCATTAATGTAGAAAAGTTTAGCATTGCTCAAAATATTATAAATTATAAATTATAAATTATAAATTATAAATTGGGATTTTATAGACCCAATATTGTAAACAATCAAAGTCATTAAAGTTGCATCAGTCCTAAAATTAGGCTCTCCCGTACCTATGGTGATAAGTAAAGCTTATAATTCGTAGGGTGGGTTAGACGCGGCTATGATTTTGATGAAAAATGCATAACTTTTAAGGCGCGTCGTAACCCACCATATTAAGTATTGTAGCTGATTATACATTTTATACCAAGATGTTATGAATTATAAATTATAAATTATAAATTATAAATTGGGATTTTATAGATCAAATATCGTAAACAATCAAAGTCATTAAAGTTGCATCAGTCCTAAAATTATTTGCCTGTGCAAACTTTTCAAGATTTATGGGAACTCTATTAAAAATCTAGATCAAAAAAATCCATAGACAACATGTATAATTATCAACATCAAGTTAAATGCGATCGCCAACAACTTAAACAAGAGGAACAAGAAACTATAGCCAAGGTAGAACGCGATTTCCTCAAATTAAAACAAGAGATTGAACGCGATCGCCAACAACTTAAACAACAACAACAAGAAATTATAGCCAAGGTTGAACGCGATCGCCAAGAACTTATACAACAACAACAAGAAATTATAGCCAAGGTTGAACGCGATCGTCAAGAA from Aphanothece sacrum FPU1 encodes the following:
- a CDS encoding YifB family Mg chelatase-like AAA ATPase; this encodes MLARVWSASLVGIDALKVGVEVDVSGGLPAITIVGLPDTAVQESRERVKAALKNSGFAFPVRKIIINLAPADLRKEGPYFDLPISVGILAASEQIDGHLLGDYLFLGELSLDGSLRPVAGVLPIAAAAQRLGITGLVVPLDNAQEASVVNNLAVYGFKHLTDVADFLCHPQTHQPVQFKPIEVLGRSPIPTPDLKDVKGQNHARRALEIAAAGGHNLIFVGPPGSGKTMLARRLPGILPPLSFSEALEVSQIHSVAGLLKNRGSLIQERPFRSPHHSASGPSLVGGGSFPRPGEISLSHHGILFLDELTEFKRNVLEFLRQPLEDGYVSISRTRQSVTFPARFTLIASTNPCPCGYFGDPIQHCTCSPRQREQYWAKLSGPLMDRIDLQVGVNRLKPEEMIAEGIGEDSKTIRERVKLARDRAQNRFKMEKSVSCNSQMQTSHLRNFCQLDKSSRNLLEGAIRKLGLSARAMDRILKVSRTIADLGNEEILKSHHVAEAIQYRTIDRMH